A single genomic interval of Cucumis sativus cultivar 9930 chromosome 5, Cucumber_9930_V3, whole genome shotgun sequence harbors:
- the LOC116403992 gene encoding lignin-forming anionic peroxidase-like: MSMPPLLVLAFTFLLFGLACDAQLSSSFYDQTCPTALTTIRTVIRQAISQERRMAASLIRLHFHDCFVQGCDASILLDDTPSMIGEQNAAPNRDSARGYGVIHNAKTAVEKICPGVVSCADILAVAARDASFAVGGPSWTVRLGRRDSTTASKALAENELPHFQAGLDRLISIFSNKGLSTRDMVALSGSHTIGQAQCFLFRNRIYNQTNIDAGFASTRRRNCPTSSGNGNLAPLDLVTPNSFDNNYFKNLVQRKGLLETDQVLFNGGSTDSIVTEYSKDPTMFKSDFAAAMIKMGNIQPLTGLEGEIRNICGIVN, encoded by the exons ATGTCAATGCCTCCCCTACTTGTTCTTGCATTCACCTTCTTGCTTTTCGGTTTAGCATGTGATGCTCAactttcctcttccttttaCGACCAAACTTGTCCTACTGCACTTACAACTATTAGAACTGTCATTCGACAAGCCATCTCCCAAGAGCGCCGTATGGCTGCATCTCTCATTCGCCTCCATTTCCACGATTGTTTTGTTCAGGGTTGCGATGCGTCGATATTGCTTGATGATACTCCCTCTATGATTGGTGAACAAAATGCAGCACCCAATAGAGACTCTGCTAGAGGTTATGGGGTGATACACAACGCCAAGACGGCAGTTGAGAAGATTTGTCCCGGCGTTGTATCTTGTGCTGATATTCTTGCAGTTGCTGCAAGAGATGCTTCTTTTGCT GTCGGTGGTCCATCATGGACAGTAAGGCTTGGAAGAAGAGATTCGACCACTGCAAGCAAAGCTTTAGCAGAGAATGAGCTTCCACATTTTCAAGCAGGTCTTGATCGGCTTATTTCcatcttttcaaataaaggACTTAGTACAAGAGATATGGTTGCACTCTCCG GTTCTCATACTATAGGGCAAGCCCAATGTTTTCTCTTCCGTAATAGAATATACAATCAAACTAATATCGATGCAGGATTTGCTAGCACACGTCGAAGGAATTGTCCAACATCGAGTGGGAATGGAAATTTGGCACCACTGGATTTGGTCACACCCAATTCCTTTGACAACAATTACTTCAAAAATCTTGTTCAAAGAAAAGGTTTGCTAGAAACAGATCAAGTTCTCTTTAACGGAGGATCAACAGATAGCATTGTTACAGAGTATAGCAAAGATCCAACTATGTTCAAATCTGACTTTGCAGCAGCAATGATCAAAATGGGAAATATTCAACCTCTCACTGGTTTAGAGggagaaataagaaatatttgtGGTATCGTTAACtaa